From a single Vitis vinifera cultivar Pinot Noir 40024 chromosome 18, ASM3070453v1 genomic region:
- the LOC100248235 gene encoding stromal 70 kDa heat shock-related protein, chloroplastic has translation MASSAHVLGSFLTFSHEPNKPNARTWKPFLGQTLRLNSDSQRLCKQVRKKASFHVVNEKVVGIDLGTTNSAVAAMEGGKPTIVTNAEGQRTTPSVVAYTKNGDMLVGQIAKRQAVVNPENTFFSVKRFIGRKMDEVGEEAKQVSYKVVRDENGNVKLECPVLAKLFAAEEISAQVLRKLADDASKFLNDKVTKAVVTVPAYFNDSQRTATKDAGRIAGLEVLRIINEPTAASLAYGFEKKNNETILVFDLGGGTFDVSVLEVGDGVFEVLSTSGDTHLGGDDFDKRIVDWLAQNFKRDEGIDLLKDKQALQRLTETAEKAKIELSSLTQTNISLPFITATSEGPKHIETTLTRAKFEELCSDLLDRLRTPVETALRDAKLSFKDLDEVILVGGSTRIPAVQDLVRKMTGKEPNVTVNPDEVVALGAAVQAGVLAGDVSNIVLLDVTPLSLGLETLGGVMTKIIPRNTTLPTSKSEVFSTAADGQTSVEINVLQGEREFVRDNKSLGSFRLDGIPPAPRGVPQIEVKFDIDANGILSVTAVDKGTGKKQDITITGASTLPNDEVDRMVKEAEKFAKEDKEKRDAIDTKNQADSVVYQTEKQLKELGDKVPAPVKGKVEAKLKELKDAISSGSTTQTIKDAMAALNQEVMQIGQSLYSQAGAPGAGAGAGAAGSTDSKPDGDVIDADFTESK, from the exons ATGGCTTCTTCAGCACACGTTCTCGGCAGCTTTCTTACCTTTTCCCATGAACCAAACAAACCAAACGCAAGAACATGGAAACCATTCTTAGGGCAGACTTTGAGATTGAATTCTGATTCTCAGAGGCTCTGTAAACAGGTCCGTAAGAAGGCGTCGTTTCATGTGGTGAATGAGAAGGTGGTGGGAATCGATTTGGGAACGACGAACTCTGCCGTGGCGGCGATGGAGGGAGGGAAGCCGACGATCGTGACTAACGCGGAGGGGCAGAGGACGACGCCATCGGTGGTGGCGTATACGAAGAATGGGGATATGCTGGTAGGGCAGATCGCTAAGCGGCAGGCGGTGGTGAATCCAGAGAACACCTTCTTCTCTGTGAAGCGGTTCATCGGGCGGAAGATGGACGAGGTGGGTGAGGAAGCAAAGCAGGTTTCTTATAAGGTTGTGAGGGATGAAAATGGGAATGTTAAGTTGGAGTGTCCGGTTCTTGCTAAGCTGTTCGCGGCTGAGGAAATTTCTGCACAG GTTTTGAGAAAGCTTGCTGATGATGCTTCAAAGTTTTTGAATGATAAAGTTACCAAAGCTGTGGTTACGGTGCCAGCATATTTTAATGATTCTCAAAGGACAGCAACAAAAGATGCAGGTCGTATTGCTGGTCTAGAAGTCCTTCGGATCATAAATGAACCTACTGCAGCTTCACTGGCATATGGTTTTGAAAAGAAGAATAATGAAACAATTCTTGTATTTGATCTTGGAGGTGGTACATTTGATGTTTCAG TGCTTGAGGTTGGAGATGGAGTGTTTGAGGTGCTTTCTACCTCAGGTGATACACATTTGGGAGGTGATGACTTTGACAAG AGAATTGTTGATTGGCTAGCACAAAACTTTAAGAGAGATGAAGGTATAGATCTTCTAAAAGACAAGCAAGCTCTTCAGCGGCTCACAGAGACTGCCGAGAAAGCAAAGATTGAGCTTTCATCTTTAACTCAGACTAATATTAG TTTACCATTCATTACTGCCACTTCCGAAGGGCCTAAACACATTGAAACCACCCTTACAAGAGCCAAGTTTGAAGAATTATGTTCAGACTTGCTAGACCG GCTGCGTACACCTGTTGAAACTGCATTGAGGGATGCAAAACTCTCTTTCAAAGATTTGGATGAAGTTATCCTTGTTGGTGGTTCAACGCGTATCCCAGCTGTTCAGGATCTTGTAAGGAAGATGACTGGAAAAGAACCCAATGTTACAGTTAATCCTGATGAAGTTGTTGCACTTGGTGCTGCGGTTCAG GCTGGTGTTTTAGCTGGAGATGTTAGTAACATTGTGCTATTGGATGTGACACCATTGTCTCTGGGTTTGGAAACCCTGGGTGGTGTCATGACAAAGATCATACCAAGGAACACAACTTTACCAACTTCCAAATCTGAGGTTTTCTCTACGGCAGCAGATGGGCAAACCAGTGTTGAGATCAATGTCCTCCAGGGTGAGAGAGAGTTTGTGAGGGACAACAAATCTCTGGGTAGCTTCCGTTTGGATGGGATTCCTCCAGCTCCCCGTGGAGTTCCCCAGATTGAAGTCAAATTTGATATTGATGCCAATGGTATCCTTTCAGTCACGGCAGTTGACAAGGGAACTGGAAAGAAGCAGGACATCACCATAACTGGTGCTAGCACCTTACCCAATGACGAG GTGGATAGAATGGTGAAAGAAGCTGAAAAATTTGCAAAGGAGGACAAGGAGAAGAGGGATGCAATAGACACAAAGAACCAGGCTGATTCTGTTGTGTACCAAACTGAAAAGCAGCTAAAAGAACTGGGAGACAAAGTACCTGCTCCAGTCAAGGGCAAGGTGGAGGCTAAACTAAAGGAGCTCAAGGATGCCATCTCCAGTGGGTCAACAACCCAAACTATCAAGGACGCAATGGCTGCACTGAACCAAGAGGTCATGCAGATAGGGCAATCTCTCTACAGCCAGGCTGGTGCACCTGGTGCTGGGGCTGGAGCTGGAGCGGCTGGATCAACTGACAGCAAACCTGATGGAGATGTTATCGATGCAGACTTCACCGAGAGCAAGTGA
- the LOC100244789 gene encoding GCN5-related N-acetyltransferase 10, chloroplastic, with product MHSAMASFHSKTAPVFQKHYTEPSCRYTGINNGGIGIKGCGKSWRINIGKTRLFKGGRGSVVQCCSSSSTPSAEDQRVLRLVGKVGLREKPEYGKDQFGCLVNEYGWKVRRLVEEDGEMRKVAQVQAQAFHVPVALFNDLFFEFFQAEVLSGLVYKLRNSPPDRYACLVAEPAAETQQEVVGVVDVTALRDEAVLQHLGGAEEYLYVSGIAVLNDFRRQKVATALLKACDMLSILWGFEYLVLRAYEDDLGARKLYSNSGYSVVSGDPPWTSTWLGKKRRVVMVKRSNLRE from the exons ATGCACAGTGCCATGGCTAGTTTTCACAGCAAAACTGCCCCAGTATTTCAAAAACACTACACAGAACCTTCATGTAGATACACAGGAATCAACAATGGTGGAATTGGAATCAAAGGTTGTGGCAAAAGTTGGAGAATCAACATAGGGAAAACAAGGCTTTTCAAGGGAGGAAGAGGGTCTGTGGTGCAATGCTGCAGCTCTTCTTCAACCCCATCAGCTGAGGATCAAAGGGTATTGAGGCTGGTTGGGAAGGTTGGGTTACGCGAAAAACCGGAGTATGGTAAGGACCAGTTTGGCTGTTTGGTGAATGAGTATGGCTGGAAGGTGAGGAGATTGGTTGAGGAGGATGGTGAGATGAGAAAGGTAGCTCAGGTTCAAGCCCAAGCTTTTCATGTGCCTGTGGCCCTCTTCAATGATCTATTCTTCGAGTTCTTTCAG GCTGAAGTGCTTTCTGGGCTTGTTTACAAACTTAGGAACTCACCTCCAGACAG GTATGCATGCCTGGTTGCTGAGCCTGCTGCTGAGACACAGCAGGAGGTTGTGGGGGTGGTGGATGTCACAGCTTTGAGAGATGAAGCTGTACTTCAGCATCTTGGAGGAGCTGAAGAATATCTTTATGTGTCTGGGATAGCGGTTTTGAACGATTTCAG GAGGCAAAAGGTAGCCACAGCTTTGCTGAAAGCTTGTGACATGCTCTCTATTCTATGGGGCTTTGAGTACCTGGTCTTGAGAGCTTATGAAGATGATTTGGGTGCTCGAAAACTGTACTCAAATTCAGGCTATTCAGTTGTCTCAGGAGATCCGCCATGGACAAGTACTTGGTTGGGGAAAAAACGCCGAGTTGTAATGGTCAAACGCTCTAACCTTCGTGAGTAA
- the LOC100267107 gene encoding probable L-type lectin-domain containing receptor kinase S.5, translating to MLGISHFTYFSPVVVESLLLALLLVGSFSPVECFHFNYPLFNDSTENDFHLMRSEIAVDAIHVTPDFSGSPITNFSGQALYKRSFKLWSESKGTASFNTTFVLRITPRTDPGGEGLAFILTGRATLPENSEGKWLGIVNASTNGSAENQIVAVEFDTRKSYMEDLSNNHIGVNVNSVYSIKQANLSINLSSGTAITVKVQYDGKILRAFVGTQMKAPAIALPINLSDHLPQKVFVGFSASTGNHTQLNCVRSWEFSGSSVDEDPDLLWVWIMVPVTVLVSGVAFYFSWKWNCGKQEEEEDDPRVEQQIQGSSTAPRKFRLKELKAATENFNSKNELGKGGFGTVYKGFLKNKEVAVKRFSRNSHQSKQDFIAEVTTISNLHHKNLVKLVGWCYEKRELLLIYEFMPNTSLDKLIFCKESDVENRITLNWETRYLIICGVAQALDYLHNGCEKRVLHRDIKASNIMLDSDFNARLGDFGLARIIQLSDQTHHSTKEIAGTPGYMAPESFHTGRAAVETDVYAFGILVLEVVCGRKPGDQSLNNKYNNGIVDWVWEYYRRQRILDVLDLRLNGVFHKEQTEYALMLALSCCHPNPYQRPSMRIALRVLTGEVDPPVIPIEKPPFVWPATPPDSFREDLEYPPTGGLLSPPSELIGR from the coding sequence ATGCTAGGTATAAGTCATTTTACATACTTTTCCCCAGTGGTTGTTGAGTCTCTACTTCTAGCACTTCTCCTGGTTGGTTCTTTTAGTCCAGTTGAATGTTTCCATTTCAATTATCCATTGTTCAATGACTCTACTGAGAATGATTTCCACTTAATGCGTTCAGAGATAGCTGTGGATGCCATCCATGTTACACCTGATTTTTCTGGAAGTCCTATCACAAATTTTTCTGGCCAGGCCCTGTATAAAAGGTCATTCAAGCTGTGGAGTGAAAGCAAAGGCACAGCATCCTTCAATACGACCTTTGTGCTCAGAATCACTCCGAGGACAGATCCAGGTGGTGAAGGCTTGGCCTTTATCTTAACTGGACGTGCCACTCTTCCAGAGAACAGTGAAGGGAAATGGCTTGGGATCGTGAATGCAAGCACAAATGGATCAGCTGAAAACCAGATAGTGGCAGTAGAATTTGACACAAGGAAAAGCTACATGGAGGACCTGAGCAATAACCACATTGGCGTGAACGTGAACAGCGTCTACTCAATCAAACAGGCGAACCTAAGCATCAATCTTTCAAGTGGCACCGCTATAACAGTGAAGGTTCAATATGATGGGAAAATTTTGAGGGCATTTGTTGGAACGCAGATGAAGGCTCCAGCAATCGCTCTTCCTATTAACCTCTCAGACCATCTGCCACAGAAAGTTTTTGTGGGATTCTCGGCTTCAACAGGGAATCACACTCAACTCAACTGTGTAAGGTCATGGGAATTCAGTGGTTCGAGTGTAGATGAAGATCCTGACCTATTATGGGTCTGGATCATGGTTCCAGTAACAGTTTTGGTTAGTGGGGTCGCCTTCTATTTCTCTTGGAAATGGAATTGTGGAAAGCAGGAGGAAGAGGAGGATGATCCGAGGGTAGAACAACAGATTCAAGGCTCATCCACAGCTCCAAGGAAATTTCGACTGAAAGAACTTAAAGCTGCTACGGAAAATTTCAACTCCAAGAATGAGCTTGGCAAAGGTGGATTTGGGACAGTCTACAAAGGAttcttgaagaataaggaggtAGCTGTGAAAAGATTTTCAAGGAATTCACATCAAAGCAAGCAAGATTTTATAGCAGAAGTCACAACAATCAGCAATCTACATCACAAAAATCTTGTCAAATTAGTTGGATGGTGCTATGAAAAAAGGGAACTTCTTCTAATATACGAGTTCATGCCAAATACGAGCCTAGACAAGCTCATATTCTGCAAAGAATCCGATGTGGAGAATCGAATCACACTGAATTGGGAAACAAGATATCTAATCATTTGCGGGGTGGCTCAGGCATTGGATTATCTTCACAATGGATGCGAGAAGAGGGTGCTTCACCGAGACATAAAAGCAAGCAATATAATGTTGGATTCAGATTTCAACGCCCGGTTGGGGGATTTTGGATTGGCAAGAATCATTCAACTGAGTGATCAAACTCACCACTCAACAAAAGAGATTGCAGGGACACCTGGGTATATGGCTCCAGAAAGTTTTCATACTGGTAGGGCTGCCGTTGAAACCGATGTATATGCCTTCGGTATTCTTGTACTGGAAGTTGTCTGTGGAAGAAAGCCTGGAGATCAAAGCTTGAACAACAAATACAACAACGGGATAGTGGATTGGGTATGGGAATACTATAGGAGACAAAGAATTCTGGATGTCTTAGATTTGCGACTGAATGGGGTTTTCCACAAGGAGCAGACTGAATATGCACTGATGTTGGCATTGTCCTGTTGTCATCCCAACCCGTACCAGAGGCCATCCATGAGAATTGCTTTAAGGGTTCTTACAGGAGAGGTAGACCCACCAGTTATCCCCATTGAAAAACCTCCTTTTGTGTGGCCGGCCACACCTCCGGACTCTTTCAGGGAGGATTTGGAGTATCCTCCCACAGGGGGCCTGCTCTCTCCACCTTCAGAACTCATTGGGAGATAA